From a single Candidatus Brevundimonas phytovorans genomic region:
- a CDS encoding LysR substrate-binding domain-containing protein: MTLEQLRIFVAVAERLHMTRAAEALNLTQSAVSAAVAALEARHGTQLFDRVGRGLALNAAGAAFLPEARAVLAQAEAAERVLDDLAGLKRGTVRLFASQTIAAYWLPPRMAAFARRHPTIDLHLDIGNTHRVVEAVLAGEAELGLIEGAFEAARVEKVRMDADRLVVVAAPGHPLAGRAEALSAAALKGLDWALREEGSGTRSEFEAALPRGVAGSLRAVLTLPSNEAILSAVAAEGLVTAISELAAQPLIEAGRLVRLPLDLPERPFHLLRHRERRPSRAAEAFASAL; the protein is encoded by the coding sequence ATGACGCTGGAACAGCTCCGTATCTTTGTCGCCGTGGCCGAGCGTCTGCACATGACGCGGGCGGCCGAGGCGCTGAACCTGACCCAGTCGGCGGTCAGCGCGGCGGTGGCGGCGCTGGAGGCGCGGCACGGGACCCAGTTGTTCGACCGGGTGGGCCGGGGACTGGCCCTGAACGCCGCAGGGGCGGCCTTTCTGCCCGAGGCGCGGGCGGTGCTGGCCCAGGCCGAGGCGGCGGAGCGGGTGCTGGACGATCTGGCCGGGCTGAAGCGCGGGACGGTGCGGCTGTTCGCCAGCCAGACCATCGCCGCCTACTGGCTGCCGCCGCGCATGGCGGCCTTTGCGCGGCGGCATCCGACGATCGACCTGCATCTGGACATCGGCAACACCCACCGGGTGGTCGAGGCGGTGCTGGCGGGCGAGGCGGAGCTGGGGCTGATCGAGGGGGCGTTCGAGGCGGCGCGGGTCGAGAAGGTGCGGATGGACGCGGACCGGCTGGTGGTCGTCGCGGCGCCGGGGCATCCGCTGGCGGGGCGGGCTGAGGCTCTGTCGGCGGCGGCGCTGAAGGGGCTGGACTGGGCCTTGCGCGAAGAGGGCTCGGGGACGCGCAGCGAGTTCGAGGCGGCCCTGCCGCGCGGCGTCGCGGGGAGCCTTCGGGCGGTTCTGACCCTGCCGTCCAACGAGGCCATTCTGTCGGCGGTGGCGGCGGAGGGCTTGGTCACGGCGATCTCGGAACTGGCCGCCCAGCCCCTGATCGAGGCGGGGCGGCTGGTTCGTCTGCCGCTCGATCTGCCCGAGCGGCCATTTCATCTGCTGCGCCACCGCGAGCGGCGGCCCAGCCGGGCGGCGGAGGCTTTCGCCTCCGCGCTTTAG
- a CDS encoding putative sulfate exporter family transporter, whose amino-acid sequence MTTVLPSVHARHDPADLFHGLARLLPGVLLSASVGAVAFALQILESAVFGHPWIEGLVIAILMGAGLRLFWTPSNVWAPGIAFSAKTLLEVAVALLGATVSGAAVMALGPVLLLAIVGVVVLAILGGYALGRAFGLPPAMALLVACGNAICGNSAIAAVAPVIEAEGQDVAAAIGFTAVLGILVVLLVPIVGALMGFDAIKVGVLAGLTVYAVPQVLAAAAPAGLLAVQTGAVVKLVRVLMLGPICLVLGLLRSGKADGQAGGAKGPKLHHMAPWFIVVFLILMGLRSANLIPEVVLPPLQAGVTAMTLIAMAGLGLMVDPRAVVRAGPRVAAVAALSALLIGGLALATIVLILPA is encoded by the coding sequence ATGACGACTGTCCTCCCGTCTGTTCACGCCCGGCACGATCCGGCCGACCTGTTTCACGGTCTGGCCCGCCTGCTGCCCGGCGTGCTGCTGAGCGCAAGCGTCGGCGCGGTCGCCTTCGCTCTACAGATCCTCGAGTCCGCCGTGTTCGGCCACCCCTGGATTGAGGGTCTGGTCATCGCCATCCTGATGGGCGCGGGCCTGCGCCTGTTCTGGACCCCGTCGAACGTCTGGGCGCCGGGGATCGCCTTCAGCGCCAAGACCCTGCTGGAGGTCGCCGTCGCCCTGCTGGGCGCCACCGTCTCGGGCGCCGCCGTCATGGCGCTCGGCCCCGTCCTGCTGCTGGCCATCGTCGGCGTGGTCGTTCTGGCCATCCTCGGCGGCTATGCGCTCGGCCGCGCCTTCGGCCTGCCGCCCGCCATGGCGCTCCTGGTCGCCTGCGGCAACGCCATCTGCGGCAACTCGGCCATCGCCGCCGTCGCCCCGGTGATCGAGGCGGAAGGGCAGGACGTGGCCGCCGCCATCGGCTTCACCGCCGTCCTGGGCATCCTGGTGGTCCTGCTGGTCCCCATCGTCGGCGCGCTGATGGGCTTTGACGCGATCAAGGTCGGCGTTCTGGCCGGTCTGACCGTCTATGCCGTGCCCCAGGTTCTGGCCGCCGCCGCCCCCGCCGGGCTGCTGGCCGTCCAGACCGGCGCCGTGGTCAAGCTGGTGCGCGTCCTGATGCTGGGCCCCATCTGCCTGGTCCTGGGCCTGCTGCGTTCCGGCAAGGCTGACGGCCAGGCTGGGGGCGCCAAGGGTCCCAAGCTGCACCACATGGCCCCCTGGTTCATCGTCGTCTTCCTGATCCTGATGGGTCTGCGCTCGGCCAACCTGATCCCCGAGGTGGTCCTGCCCCCGCTGCAGGCCGGCGTCACCGCCATGACCCTGATCGCCATGGCCGGGCTGGGCCTGATGGTCGACCCGCGCGCCGTGGTCCGGGCCGGTCCGCGCGTCGCCGCCGTCGCCGCCCTTTCGGCCCTGCTGATCGGCGGGCTGGCGCTGGCGACGATCGTGCTCATTTTACCCGCCTGA
- the typA gene encoding translational GTPase TypA codes for MNLRNVAIIAHVDHGKTTMVDQLLAQSGVFRANEATTERAMDSGDQEKERGITILAKCTSVLWNGKAGETRINIIDTPGHADFGGEVERILGMVDGCVILVDAEEGVMPQTKFVLTKALKMGLRPILCINKVDRAHADPDRVHNETFDLFAAIGATDEQLDFPHIYASGRSGWATLDLNVPNDNLHPLFDLIVDHVPAPKVQENRDKPFQMLNVLIESDPFLGRLLTGRIQSGKAVPGMAIHALDRDGKEIERGRITKVLAFRGLKRQALDEGSEAGDIVAIAGMSKATVADTLCAMEVVDALPAQPIDPPTISMTVSVNDSPLAGREGDKVQSRVIRDRLLKEAEANVAIRVTTTEGGDAYEVAGRGELQLGVLIENMRREGFEVSISRPRVVFKTGENGEKLEPIEDVMIDVDDEFSGIVIEKLSARKAEMTDMGPSGAGKTRIQLKCPSRSLIGYQGEFLTDTRGSGVLNRVFSHYEPHKGAIEGRLKGVLISNSDGETAAFALWNLEDRGIMFVGAGEKTYQGMIIGENSRWDDLDVNPIKGKQLTNVRASGKDESVRLTPPRQMSLEQAIAYIEEDELVEVTPKSIRLRKAILNPSFRKKRSKPE; via the coding sequence ATGAACCTTCGTAACGTCGCTATCATCGCCCACGTTGACCACGGCAAGACCACCATGGTTGACCAGCTGCTGGCTCAGTCCGGCGTCTTCCGAGCCAATGAGGCGACCACCGAGCGCGCCATGGACTCGGGCGACCAGGAAAAAGAACGCGGCATCACCATCCTGGCCAAGTGCACCTCGGTGCTCTGGAACGGCAAGGCCGGCGAAACCCGCATCAACATCATCGACACCCCCGGCCACGCCGACTTCGGCGGTGAAGTCGAGCGCATCCTGGGCATGGTGGACGGCTGCGTCATCCTGGTGGACGCCGAAGAGGGCGTCATGCCCCAGACCAAGTTCGTGCTGACCAAGGCCCTGAAGATGGGCCTGCGTCCCATCCTCTGCATCAACAAGGTCGACCGCGCCCACGCCGATCCCGACCGCGTCCACAACGAGACCTTCGACCTGTTCGCCGCCATCGGCGCGACGGACGAACAACTGGACTTCCCGCACATCTACGCCTCGGGCCGTTCGGGCTGGGCGACGCTGGACCTGAACGTTCCCAACGACAACCTGCACCCCCTGTTCGACCTGATCGTCGACCACGTCCCGGCGCCCAAGGTTCAAGAGAACCGCGACAAGCCGTTCCAGATGCTGAACGTCCTGATCGAAAGCGACCCCTTCCTGGGTCGCCTGCTGACCGGCCGCATCCAGAGCGGCAAGGCTGTGCCCGGCATGGCCATCCACGCCCTGGATCGTGACGGCAAGGAAATCGAGCGCGGCCGCATCACCAAGGTTCTGGCCTTCCGCGGTCTGAAGCGTCAGGCCCTGGACGAGGGTTCGGAAGCGGGCGACATCGTCGCCATCGCCGGCATGTCCAAGGCCACCGTGGCCGACACCCTGTGCGCCATGGAAGTCGTCGACGCCCTGCCGGCCCAGCCGATCGACCCGCCGACCATCTCGATGACCGTCTCGGTCAACGACAGCCCGCTGGCCGGTCGCGAAGGCGACAAGGTCCAGTCGCGCGTCATCCGCGACCGCCTGCTGAAGGAAGCCGAAGCCAACGTCGCCATCCGCGTCACCACGACCGAAGGCGGCGACGCCTATGAAGTGGCCGGTCGCGGCGAACTGCAGCTGGGCGTCCTGATCGAGAACATGCGTCGCGAAGGCTTCGAAGTCTCGATCTCGCGTCCGCGCGTGGTGTTCAAGACCGGCGAGAACGGCGAGAAGCTGGAGCCGATCGAAGATGTCATGATCGACGTCGACGACGAGTTCTCGGGCATCGTCATCGAGAAGCTGTCGGCGCGTAAGGCCGAAATGACCGACATGGGCCCCTCGGGCGCCGGCAAGACCCGCATCCAGCTGAAATGCCCGTCGCGTTCGCTGATCGGCTATCAGGGCGAGTTCCTGACCGACACGCGCGGTTCGGGCGTGCTGAACCGCGTCTTCAGCCACTACGAGCCGCACAAGGGCGCCATCGAGGGCCGTCTGAAGGGCGTGCTGATCTCGAACTCGGACGGTGAAACCGCCGCCTTCGCCCTGTGGAACCTGGAAGACCGCGGCATCATGTTCGTCGGCGCCGGCGAGAAGACCTACCAGGGCATGATCATCGGCGAGAACAGCCGTTGGGACGACCTGGACGTCAACCCGATCAAGGGCAAGCAACTGACCAACGTCCGCGCCTCGGGCAAGGACGAGTCGGTTCGCCTGACTCCGCCGCGTCAGATGTCGCTGGAACAGGCCATCGCCTACATCGAGGAAGACGAGCTGGTCGAGGTCACGCCCAAGTCGATCCGCCTGCGCAAGGCCATCCTGAACCCCTCGTTCCGCAAGAAGCGCTCCAAGCCGGAATAG
- a CDS encoding GNAT family N-acetyltransferase, protein MTTTKRQGGARRLAQRLGGLVYELTPQIFAVASFVLGAVMLLSAVTPAFSGRLQALDRISAPLLIDLSHFAASVTGFLLLLVSAGLWRRRRGAYYAALFGLMLGAVFSLMKGLDWEEAAELTLAAALLLPCRAAFNRRSRLGEPLRPGWLLMLAAAVAAMLWLGFFAYRDTTYTDELWWTFLTDKQASGFLRAGAVLAILTLAVAVRSLLTAPGARSHGPAGPAEVARARAALAEADTATPEANLALLGDKALLFSPTGRSFIAYRVRGRRWIAMGEAAGLKAERLELLWAFAEMADSYGGTPVFYSVGEGMLADLATLGLAVRKVGEAAVIDAEHFSTEGKGKQNLRTAVNRAEREGTTFEVLAPGAARSLEAELRAVSDAWLDHHNGSEKAFSLGRFDIAYLDLSPLAVARHDGRIVAFANLLVGARDEEVMIDLMRHDPDGPHGVMDYLFTCTAQWARAEGFRRFDLGMAPLSGLEDRRMAPVFARVGALVFEEGGAVYGFQGLRAYKSKFGPGWRPKFIAASTSTPLALALLDVALLTSGGWLGLLGLKK, encoded by the coding sequence ATGACGACGACGAAACGGCAGGGTGGAGCCAGGCGGCTGGCGCAACGTCTCGGCGGGCTGGTCTATGAGCTGACGCCTCAGATCTTCGCCGTGGCCTCCTTCGTCCTGGGGGCCGTCATGCTGCTGTCGGCGGTGACGCCGGCCTTCAGCGGGCGGCTGCAGGCTTTGGACCGCATCTCGGCGCCCCTGCTGATCGACCTGTCCCATTTCGCGGCCAGCGTGACCGGTTTCCTGCTCCTGCTGGTGTCGGCGGGTCTGTGGCGGCGTCGGCGGGGGGCCTATTACGCCGCCCTGTTCGGCCTGATGCTGGGTGCGGTCTTCTCCCTGATGAAGGGGCTGGACTGGGAGGAGGCGGCGGAGCTGACCCTGGCCGCGGCCCTGCTGCTGCCGTGCCGGGCGGCCTTCAACCGGCGCTCGCGGCTGGGCGAGCCGTTGCGGCCGGGCTGGCTGCTGATGCTGGCCGCCGCCGTCGCGGCCATGCTGTGGCTGGGCTTCTTCGCCTATCGCGACACGACCTACACCGATGAGCTGTGGTGGACCTTCCTGACCGACAAGCAGGCCTCGGGCTTCCTCCGCGCGGGGGCGGTCCTGGCCATCCTGACGCTCGCGGTGGCGGTGCGCTCCCTGCTGACGGCCCCCGGCGCCCGCAGTCACGGCCCGGCGGGCCCCGCCGAGGTGGCGCGCGCCCGCGCCGCCCTGGCGGAAGCCGATACCGCCACGCCGGAGGCCAATCTGGCCCTGCTGGGGGACAAGGCCCTGCTGTTCAGCCCCACGGGCCGCAGCTTCATCGCCTATCGGGTGCGGGGACGACGCTGGATCGCCATGGGCGAGGCGGCGGGCCTGAAGGCGGAGCGGCTGGAGCTGCTCTGGGCCTTCGCCGAGATGGCCGACAGCTATGGCGGGACGCCGGTCTTCTATTCCGTGGGCGAGGGCATGCTGGCCGATCTGGCGACCCTGGGCCTGGCGGTGCGAAAGGTGGGCGAGGCGGCGGTGATCGACGCCGAGCATTTCTCGACCGAGGGCAAGGGCAAGCAGAACCTGCGCACCGCCGTGAATCGCGCCGAACGCGAGGGCACGACCTTCGAGGTTCTGGCGCCCGGCGCCGCCCGGTCGCTGGAGGCCGAGCTGCGCGCCGTGTCGGACGCCTGGCTGGACCACCACAACGGCTCCGAGAAGGCGTTTTCTCTGGGGCGGTTCGACATCGCCTATCTGGACCTTTCGCCCCTCGCCGTGGCGCGTCACGACGGCCGCATCGTCGCCTTCGCCAATCTTCTGGTCGGCGCGCGCGACGAGGAGGTGATGATCGACCTGATGCGCCATGATCCGGACGGACCGCATGGGGTGATGGACTATCTGTTCACCTGCACGGCCCAGTGGGCGCGGGCCGAGGGCTTCCGGCGCTTCGACCTGGGCATGGCGCCTCTGTCGGGGCTGGAGGACCGGCGCATGGCCCCTGTCTTCGCCCGCGTCGGCGCCCTGGTGTTCGAAGAGGGCGGCGCGGTCTACGGCTTCCAGGGCCTGCGCGCCTACAAGTCCAAGTTCGGGCCCGGCTGGCGGCCCAAGTTCATCGCCGCCTCGACCTCCACGCCTCTGGCTTTGGCCCTGCTCGACGTGGCCCTGCTGACCAGCGGCGGCTGGCTGGGGCTGCTGGGGCTGAAGAAGTAG
- a CDS encoding superoxide dismutase — MIRKTALLTGIAGAFLIAAPVFAQDATTAQTPEPATAEAPAAQPQSLTLTPGATVKSADGSELGKLVGAQNGASGQELTVRGADGSVRPVAVAGIRQEGDAIIVNASLSDFQAAAAIVSEAPAEATPPADAAEPTEAPADEPNT; from the coding sequence ATGATCCGCAAGACCGCCCTGCTGACCGGCATCGCCGGCGCCTTCCTCATCGCCGCCCCTGTGTTCGCCCAGGACGCCACGACAGCGCAGACGCCCGAACCGGCTACCGCTGAGGCGCCTGCGGCACAACCCCAAAGCCTGACCCTGACGCCCGGCGCCACGGTCAAGAGCGCCGACGGGTCCGAGCTCGGCAAGCTGGTCGGCGCCCAGAACGGCGCGTCGGGTCAGGAGCTGACCGTGCGCGGCGCCGACGGTTCGGTCCGTCCGGTGGCGGTGGCCGGCATCCGTCAGGAAGGCGACGCCATCATCGTCAACGCCAGCCTGTCCGACTTCCAGGCCGCCGCCGCGATCGTCAGCGAGGCCCCGGCTGAGGCGACCCCGCCCGCCGACGCGGCTGAACCGACCGAAGCGCCGGCCGACGAACCGAACACCTGA
- a CDS encoding GlsB/YeaQ/YmgE family stress response membrane protein, whose product MSGFGFIAWIIIGIIAGWLAEKIMKRSHGLLTNLIVGVIGALIGGFLANNLLGVDASGNWIVGIIVATVGAVVLLFLLGLVKKRA is encoded by the coding sequence ATGAGTGGATTTGGATTCATCGCCTGGATCATCATCGGCATTATCGCCGGATGGCTGGCGGAAAAGATCATGAAGCGCAGTCACGGTCTGCTGACCAATCTGATCGTCGGCGTGATCGGCGCCCTGATCGGCGGTTTCCTGGCCAACAACCTGTTGGGGGTCGACGCCTCGGGCAACTGGATCGTCGGCATCATTGTCGCCACCGTCGGCGCCGTGGTCCTGCTGTTCCTGCTGGGTCTGGTGAAAAAGCGGGCCTGA
- the hisN gene encoding histidinol-phosphatase translates to MTELEAFAVELSHAAARTALPYFRGDNAEENKAGPGAFDPVTEADRASEAAIRRLIAARYPHHGVIGEEYGEDRPDAEHVWVLDPIDGTRAFIAGLPLWTTLVALRREGAPVIGAIGQPYLGEVFLGGPSGGRLLRDGTETPLRTRACPALGDALIATTDPDIFVGADREAWTRLRASARLARLGCDAYAYAMVAAGRIDLVAETELKVWDWSALKPVIEAAGGRVTDWSGQTPDGDGRILAVGDAALTDQALAVLNAAP, encoded by the coding sequence ATGACCGAACTGGAAGCCTTCGCCGTCGAACTGTCGCACGCGGCCGCGCGCACAGCCCTGCCCTATTTCCGCGGCGACAACGCCGAAGAGAACAAGGCCGGGCCCGGCGCCTTCGACCCCGTTACCGAAGCGGACCGTGCGTCGGAGGCCGCCATCCGCCGCCTGATCGCCGCCCGCTATCCGCATCACGGCGTGATCGGCGAGGAATACGGCGAGGACCGCCCGGACGCCGAGCATGTCTGGGTTCTGGACCCCATCGACGGCACCCGCGCCTTCATCGCCGGCCTGCCTTTGTGGACCACGCTGGTCGCCCTGCGCCGTGAAGGCGCGCCCGTGATCGGCGCCATCGGCCAACCCTATCTGGGCGAGGTCTTCCTCGGCGGCCCCTCCGGCGGTCGCCTTCTGCGCGACGGGACCGAGACCCCGCTCAGGACCCGCGCCTGTCCCGCCCTGGGCGACGCCCTGATCGCCACCACCGACCCGGACATCTTCGTCGGCGCCGACCGCGAGGCCTGGACGCGCCTGCGCGCCTCGGCCCGTCTGGCCCGCCTGGGCTGCGACGCCTACGCCTACGCCATGGTGGCGGCGGGCCGCATCGACCTGGTGGCCGAAACAGAACTGAAGGTCTGGGACTGGTCGGCGCTCAAACCCGTGATCGAGGCGGCGGGCGGACGCGTCACCGATTGGTCGGGCCAGACGCCCGACGGCGACGGCCGCATCCTGGCCGTGGGCGACGCCGCCCTGACCGACCAGGCCCTGGCGGTGCTGAACGCAGCCCCATAG
- a CDS encoding alpha/beta hydrolase: protein MNRATAFAAHAPLMGVPGAASPPGGEGDWFRGAGGLRLRAALWTPSAMVARTPRGTVVLSPGRTEPIEKYFEVIGNFLARGFCVLAHDWRGQGLSARLLPDRLRGHARAVEEFLDDYARLLDAYETKAPKPWIMVGHSMGGALNLLSLEAGEDRFAAALLSSPMLRIKTGKRSMWSVKLAVRWNLRHGKAGDYVLDNPDDPFDHTFENDALTSDQHRYDLWRQQLYACPHLAIGGPTWGWLAFALDAGERALKPRALKSVKIPVCVVQASDDDKVWKQTNRWAARRLGRGRYVEVPGALHEVIMEADPLRGVFLDEFDALAGYVAPAEGQTATAAPAKGAA from the coding sequence GTGAACCGCGCCACCGCCTTCGCCGCCCATGCGCCCCTGATGGGGGTTCCCGGCGCCGCCTCGCCTCCTGGCGGAGAAGGCGACTGGTTCCGCGGCGCGGGCGGGCTTCGCCTGCGCGCCGCCCTGTGGACGCCGTCGGCCATGGTGGCCAGGACGCCGCGCGGCACCGTGGTGCTCAGCCCCGGCCGCACCGAGCCGATCGAGAAGTATTTCGAGGTCATCGGCAACTTCCTGGCGCGCGGCTTCTGCGTCCTGGCCCACGACTGGCGCGGTCAGGGCCTGTCGGCGCGGCTGCTGCCCGACCGGCTGCGGGGCCATGCGCGCGCGGTCGAGGAGTTTCTGGACGACTACGCCCGTCTGCTGGACGCCTATGAGACCAAGGCGCCCAAGCCCTGGATCATGGTCGGCCACTCGATGGGCGGGGCGCTGAACCTGCTGTCGCTGGAGGCGGGCGAGGATCGGTTCGCCGCCGCCCTGCTGTCCAGTCCCATGCTGCGCATCAAGACCGGCAAGCGGTCGATGTGGTCGGTCAAGCTGGCGGTGCGCTGGAACCTGCGTCACGGCAAGGCGGGCGACTATGTGCTGGATAATCCCGACGATCCCTTCGACCACACCTTCGAGAATGACGCCCTGACCTCGGATCAGCATCGTTATGATCTGTGGCGTCAGCAGCTCTACGCCTGCCCGCACCTGGCCATCGGCGGCCCGACCTGGGGCTGGCTGGCCTTTGCCCTGGACGCCGGCGAGCGGGCGCTGAAGCCGCGGGCGCTGAAGTCGGTCAAGATCCCGGTCTGCGTGGTTCAGGCTTCGGACGACGACAAGGTGTGGAAGCAGACCAACCGCTGGGCGGCGCGTCGCCTGGGTCGGGGCCGCTATGTCGAGGTGCCGGGCGCCCTGCATGAGGTGATCATGGAAGCCGACCCCCTGCGCGGCGTCTTCCTCGACGAGTTCGACGCCCTGGCCGGCTATGTCGCCCCGGCGGAGGGCCAGACGGCGACGGCTGCGCCGGCCAAGGGCGCGGCCTGA
- a CDS encoding methyltransferase: MAERSTRRAVLAGACMAAFAGLAACGKKEEKAAAPVPAAPSGPPEGSLEWAVAGSWRSPADKARDAWRHPLETLRFFGLQPKMTVVDFWPGSGWYIDILAPYLNKGGGTLYLAGFAEGPAADPAQIAINKALKARLEADKKLYGTVPFSAFGAGTGPVAPAGTADLVLFFRYIHAWMAAGLAEKAFADAYAALRPGGVLGVEQHRLQPDEDQDPAAANGYVQESFVKQLAAEAGFVFVEASEINANPADTKDHPFGADTLAPTRLTAPMGQPANPEFDRTKYDAIGESDRMTLKFRKPE; encoded by the coding sequence ATGGCTGAGCGGTCGACGCGACGCGCAGTTCTGGCGGGGGCCTGCATGGCCGCCTTCGCCGGCCTGGCCGCCTGCGGCAAGAAGGAAGAAAAGGCTGCGGCTCCGGTCCCCGCCGCGCCTTCGGGCCCGCCGGAAGGGTCGCTGGAATGGGCGGTCGCCGGTTCCTGGCGCTCGCCGGCGGACAAGGCGCGCGACGCCTGGCGCCACCCGCTGGAAACCCTGAGGTTCTTTGGTCTGCAGCCGAAGATGACGGTCGTCGACTTCTGGCCCGGCAGCGGCTGGTATATCGACATTCTGGCCCCCTATCTGAACAAGGGCGGCGGCACGCTCTATCTGGCCGGCTTCGCTGAAGGCCCTGCCGCTGATCCCGCGCAGATCGCCATCAACAAGGCTCTCAAGGCCAGGCTTGAGGCCGACAAGAAGCTGTACGGCACAGTCCCGTTCAGCGCCTTCGGCGCGGGCACGGGGCCGGTGGCGCCCGCCGGGACGGCCGATCTGGTGCTCTTCTTCCGCTATATCCACGCCTGGATGGCGGCGGGCCTGGCCGAGAAGGCCTTCGCCGACGCCTACGCCGCCCTGCGTCCCGGCGGGGTTCTGGGTGTCGAACAGCACCGTCTGCAGCCCGACGAGGATCAGGACCCGGCGGCCGCCAACGGCTATGTGCAGGAATCCTTCGTCAAGCAGTTGGCCGCCGAGGCCGGCTTCGTCTTCGTCGAAGCCTCGGAGATCAACGCCAACCCGGCCGACACCAAGGACCATCCCTTCGGGGCCGACACCCTGGCGCCGACCCGCCTGACGGCGCCCATGGGCCAGCCGGCCAATCCCGAGTTCGACCGCACCAAATACGACGCGATCGGCGAGAGCGATCGCATGACCTTGAAGTTCAGGAAGCCCGAGTGA
- a CDS encoding methyltransferase — MRPLVLAALLASALAAPVMAQTAPPETASLQHRQGLSMEMPTMAEDVALQAAIASATRPEADRARDSQRHPFETLTFWGLQPGLTVVEIEPGRAGWWRHILEPYAAATGGRYVPVSKPTESMGVADGTADMVVVARAFHNWSSDGRTDPYLTAFFKALKPGGVLAVEQHRSVEGLNVADVASTGYVPESYVIHAARRAGFELEARSELNANPKDDRDHPFGVWTLPPVRTSEQGGRTLTAEERAAFDAIGESDRMTLRFRKPETAN; from the coding sequence ATGCGACCTCTCGTCCTCGCCGCCCTGCTGGCGTCCGCCCTCGCCGCCCCCGTCATGGCCCAGACCGCGCCGCCCGAAACGGCGTCCCTGCAGCACCGTCAGGGCCTGTCGATGGAGATGCCGACCATGGCCGAGGACGTCGCCCTTCAGGCTGCTATCGCCTCCGCCACCCGGCCGGAAGCCGACCGCGCCCGCGACAGCCAGCGCCATCCCTTCGAGACCCTGACCTTCTGGGGTCTGCAACCGGGGCTGACGGTGGTGGAGATCGAGCCCGGCCGCGCCGGCTGGTGGCGTCACATCCTTGAGCCCTACGCGGCGGCGACCGGCGGGCGCTATGTCCCCGTCAGCAAGCCGACCGAGAGCATGGGCGTCGCCGACGGAACCGCCGACATGGTGGTGGTGGCCAGGGCCTTCCACAACTGGTCCAGCGACGGCCGCACCGACCCCTATCTGACGGCCTTCTTCAAGGCGCTGAAGCCCGGCGGCGTCCTGGCGGTCGAACAGCACCGCAGCGTCGAGGGCCTGAACGTCGCCGACGTCGCCTCGACCGGCTATGTGCCTGAAAGTTATGTGATTCATGCCGCCCGCCGCGCTGGCTTCGAGCTGGAGGCGCGCAGCGAACTGAACGCCAATCCCAAGGACGACCGCGACCATCCGTTCGGCGTCTGGACTCTGCCGCCGGTCCGCACGTCGGAACAAGGGGGCCGCACCCTGACCGCCGAGGAACGCGCCGCCTTCGACGCTATCGGCGAGAGCGACCGCATGACCCTGCGCTTCCGCAAGCCCGAGACTGCGAACTGA
- a CDS encoding Hsp20 family protein encodes MRTYDFSPLYRSAVGFDRLARQLESAARSSQENGWPPYNIETTGENAYRIEIAVAGFSPDELNIEAKENLLTVTGKKAANDDAAVQKTYLHRGLAERDFERRFQLADYVVVKGADLSNGLLTIDLQRELPEALKPRRIEIATGKMIEDKSDKADKAA; translated from the coding sequence ATGCGTACCTATGATTTTTCGCCGCTCTATCGTTCCGCCGTCGGCTTCGACCGTCTGGCCCGTCAACTGGAAAGCGCCGCGCGCTCCAGCCAGGAAAACGGCTGGCCCCCCTATAATATCGAGACGACTGGCGAGAACGCCTATCGCATCGAAATCGCCGTCGCCGGCTTCTCGCCCGACGAGCTGAACATCGAGGCCAAGGAAAACCTGCTGACCGTCACCGGCAAGAAGGCCGCCAACGACGACGCCGCGGTCCAGAAGACCTATCTCCACCGTGGCCTGGCCGAGCGCGACTTCGAGCGCCGTTTCCAGCTGGCCGACTATGTGGTGGTCAAGGGCGCCGACCTGTCCAATGGTCTGCTGACCATCGACCTGCAACGCGAACTGCCCGAGGCCCTCAAGCCGCGCCGCATCGAGATCGCGACCGGCAAGATGATCGAGGACAAGAGCGACAAGGCGGATAAGGCCGCCTAA